In Hermetia illucens chromosome 1, iHerIll2.2.curated.20191125, whole genome shotgun sequence, one genomic interval encodes:
- the LOC119647307 gene encoding uncharacterized protein LOC119647307 isoform X2 translates to MGPKSNKRSPKKDKENAKDALKNDEAQTDWPEVIFKVLEIINLPSDDRENIIDVSFMQEKLQGEGEFRFFDCACGTENNPFSKWTLKVKYFNEETIMDLSSIPLLVTISKIANPTIEQGDNLLSPNRTPKIAFAQEPEVVAYCCLDMYELICDEIKVIRSKALFYPPEILSGQYIKTFANMPFIKYVLTSSKPFIENKNGGDLSGDVWPLNYVTITPEFIMHPPESVFEDDTFEVTLLLPLKEDLIKRVTFAQGYRCKFSELPRFKTRYGVSHLPGEVKFSREHTNNLLDFSDLIVPEDSYLPAHFVRNYSSLICVNQMYHFKQFPSITRYLINSRKIPVEIVSKKDSKVTKFSTELDLKMLKYVNRNKVRIGSLLTTEPVKSVVKPITPKSTKINDTKMAKKGKQGKSHAEDISVVPGEEKQVSARYAICEDGFTSCIVFLIEVDRPLITPKENVMHLDEINITENEKFNESGMPMLDKSELSTVFKTEILKFATHPNLEAYHRSTSREMYPMNDIWASAENDLFGSSALLIANEYNFSQSLNEAELEALLRKSYVFLINKTYDVLNDQESSEVDELIKFRIQCAEECRELGYQSAKDFYIMNLRDTSSSAKCLLDYAVFNLQIGDTAKAMVCALDAVDKEPSTYDSYIIQAYVNYAKRERKECESNLQFVTKCCPKFFEAWMVLYLLHVNDSESRNFEIVKQGMDNAFTLPYIGHLHKMECIFWPVDPSSNRFVRAMSNFITWGCIGFAELALAYSVNELCPDSYKYLTHKALINYARGSYIEALQDLKPLNPICTCELKKIKRLRAHCYLNLNNHSVTTVMDVLPASFLENKVYTPRCNLMNLKLAKFFLNAGKTKIGRYYLKKCSKKAGTYACLIEMGNSSLKFRCFGNALNYFKQAHKMNPYDWFPWAQLAIIYFRSNLPEQYRICSKNARKNKITDEIISRELDKIDKTLNG, encoded by the exons ATGGGACCGAAGTCGAATAAAAGATCGCCTAAAAAAGACAAAGAAAACGCAAAGGATGCATTGAAGAACGATGAAGCACAAACAGACTGGCCAGAAGTTATATTCAAGGTCTTGGAAATAATAAATCTTCCTTCTGATGACCGGGAAAATATAATAGATGTGTCTTTCATGCAAGAGAAACTCCAGGGCGAAGGcgaattcagatttttcgattgcgcATGTGGTACTGAAAATAATCCTTTCTCAAAATGGACCTTGaaagtgaaatattttaatgaaGAAACCATAATGGATTTATCGTCGATACCGCTACTTGTCACGATTTCAAAAATAGCTAATCCGACCATTGAGCAAGGGGATAATTTGCTTTCACCAAACCGAACCCCGAAGATTGCGTTTGCTCAAGAACCGGAAGTAGTCGCTTACTGTTGCCTAGATATGTATGAATTAATATGTGATGAGATCAAAGTAATCCGATCTAAGGCATTATTTTACCCTCCAGAGATACTTAGTGGCCAGTACATAAAAACATTTGCCAACATGCCCTTCATTAAATATGTTTTGACCAGTTCTAAACCGTTTATAGAAAATAAGAATGGCGGAGATTTATCCGGAGATGTATGGCCACTCAATTATGTAACGATAACCCCTGAATTTATAATGCATCCACCGGAAAGCGTATTTGAGGATGATACTTTCGAAGTTACCCTACTGCTTCCTTTAAAAGAGGATTTAATAAAGAGGGTAACATTTGCCCAGGGATATCGCTGTAAATTCTCTGAATTGCCTCGTTTCAAAACTCGGTATGGAGTGTCCCATTTGCCTGGGGAAGTCAAATTCTCTAGAGAACATACAAATAATTTATTGGACTTTTCTGACCTGATCGTCCCTGAGGATAGCTATCTTCCCGCTCATTTCGTCCGAAACTATTCGTCATTGATTTGTGTCAATCAGATGTATCATTTTAAACAGTTCCCCTCCATAACGAGGTATCTAATAAATTCAAGGAAAATTCCAGTAGAAATTGTGAGTAAAAAAGATTCGAAAGTCACGAAATTCTCGACTGAACTCGAtctaaaaatgttaaaatatgtCAATCGAAATAAGGTCAGAATCGGATCACTTCTTACCACTGAACCGGTGAAATCTGTTGTGAAACCTATCACACCTAAATCAACGAAAATAAACGACACAAAAATGGCTAAGAAAGGAAAGCAAGGCAAAAGCCACGCAGAAGATATTTCTGTTGTTCCAGGAGAAGAGAAGCAAGTTTCTGCCCGTTATGCTATTTGTGAAGATGGGTTCACTAGTTGCATTGTATTTCTCATAGAAGTTGACAGACCGCTGATAACCCCAAAAGAAAATGTGATGCATTTAGATGAAATCAATATCaccgaaaatgaaaaattcaacGAGTCCGGAATGCCAATGTTAGACAAGAGTGAGTTGAGTACGGTTTTCAAAACAGAAATCCTGAAATTCGCCACTCATCCCAATCTGGAAGCATACCATAGGTCCACATCGCGCGAGATGTACCCAATGAATGATATATGGGCTAGCGCAGAAAACGACCTCTTCGGAAGTTCAGCTTTGTTGATCGCGAACGAATACAATTTTAGTCAATCGTTGAATGAAGCAGAATTAGAG GCCCTACTTCGAAAGTCATACGTTTTCTTAATTAATAAAACTTATGATGTCTTAAACGATCAAGAAAGCAGCGAAGTAGACGAATTGATCAAGTTTCGTATTCAGTGTGCAGAAGAATGTCGAGAGCTTGGATATCAGTCAGCGAAAGATTTTTATATCATG AACTTAAGAGATACTTCATCATCTGCTAAATGTTTACTCGATTATGCAGTATTCAATCTTCAGATCGGCGATACTGCCAAAGCTATGGTCTGTGCCTTAGATGCGGTCGATAAAGAGCCCTCTACGTACGACAGCTATATCATACAAGCTTATGTAAACTACGCGAAAAGAGAAAGAAAGGAATGTGAGTCTAATCTACAATTTGTAACAAAATGCTGCCCAAAGTTCTTTGAAGCATGGATGGTATTATATCTATTGCACGTTAACGACAGTGAAAGTCGCAACTTTGAAATAGTTAAGCAAGGAATGGATAATGCATTCACTCTCCCCTACATTGGTCATCTTCACAAGATGGAATGTATTTTTTGGCCAGTTGATCCTAGTTCCAACCGATTTGTTAGAGCAATGTCGAATTTCATCACTTGGGGCTGCATTGGATTCGCGGAACTCGCCCtcgcatattctgtgaatgagtTATGTCCCGATAGTTATAAATACCTTACTCATAAAGCACTCATCAATTATGCCCGTGGAAGTTACATTGAAGCATTGCAAGATTTAAAGCCATTGAATCCAATCTGCACCTGCGaactaaagaaaataaaacggTTAAGGGCGCATTGCTACCTTAACCTAAACAATCATAGTGTTACGACTGTAATGGACGTCCTACCAGCAAGTTTTCTCGAGAATAAAGTTTACACACCAAGATGCAATCTCATGAATTTGAAACTGGCCAAATTCTTTTTGAACGCGGGGAAAACAAAGATTGGGCGATATTATTTGAAGAAATGTAGTAAAAAAGCGGGTACCTACGCTTGCTTAATTGAAATGGGAAACTCATCGCTCAAG TTCCGCTGCTTTGGAAATgctttaaattatttcaaacaagcCCATAAGATGAATCCCTACGACTGGTTCCCTTGGGCACAGCTGGCAATTATCTACTTTCGATCTAATCTACCGGAGCAGTATCGGATTTGTTCAAAAAACGCCAGAAAG aacAAAATTACCGATGAGATTATATCTCGTGAGCTCGATAAAATTGACAAGACGTTGAATGGATAA